One Streptomyces sp. NBC_01237 genomic region harbors:
- a CDS encoding XdhC family protein encodes MRDILPELREWHTAGTPFALATVVAVHGSAPRAPGAVMAVSADGAVLGSVSGGCVESDVFEVAGEVLASGRPQLRSYGISDDEALGVGLTCGGSIEVLVRACVPAADRDRLREVMDLVAAHEPVAVATLLPRATPGGTSDAAPGEAGAPAATLVVLEDRTAGSLGAEGLDAAVTDDARGLLAQGVTGVQRYGAHGQRRMQEVSVFVQTYAPPPRMLVFGAIDHAAATARIGSFLGYRVTVCDARPAFATRERFPAADEVVRAWPHTYLESTTVDARTVICVLTHDPKFDVPLLIAALRTPAAYIGVMGSRRTHLDRTARLREAGVGEAELARLASPVGLDLGGRTPQETAVSIAAEIIQHRWGGTGRPLGELAGAIHHAAPDGPDGPDGS; translated from the coding sequence GTGCGTGACATCCTTCCCGAACTCCGCGAGTGGCACACGGCCGGTACGCCCTTCGCCCTGGCGACCGTGGTGGCCGTCCACGGCAGTGCGCCCCGTGCGCCCGGCGCCGTGATGGCGGTGAGCGCCGACGGCGCGGTGCTGGGCAGTGTGTCCGGGGGCTGCGTCGAGAGCGATGTGTTCGAGGTGGCCGGTGAGGTGCTCGCCTCGGGCCGCCCACAGCTGCGGTCGTACGGGATCAGCGACGACGAGGCCCTCGGTGTCGGTCTGACCTGCGGCGGCTCGATCGAGGTCCTGGTGCGGGCCTGTGTCCCGGCCGCCGACCGGGACCGGCTGCGGGAGGTCATGGACCTGGTGGCCGCCCACGAGCCGGTGGCCGTGGCCACGCTCCTGCCGCGAGCCACCCCCGGCGGGACCTCGGACGCGGCGCCGGGCGAGGCCGGGGCGCCCGCGGCCACCCTGGTGGTCCTGGAGGACCGTACGGCGGGCTCCCTCGGCGCCGAGGGGCTCGACGCGGCCGTCACCGACGACGCCCGCGGACTGCTGGCCCAGGGTGTGACCGGGGTGCAGCGGTACGGGGCGCACGGTCAGCGCCGGATGCAGGAGGTGTCCGTCTTCGTCCAGACGTACGCCCCGCCGCCCCGCATGCTCGTCTTCGGCGCCATCGACCACGCCGCGGCCACCGCGCGGATCGGCTCGTTCCTGGGCTACCGGGTCACGGTCTGCGACGCCCGGCCGGCCTTCGCCACCCGGGAACGCTTCCCGGCCGCCGACGAGGTCGTCCGCGCCTGGCCGCACACCTATCTGGAATCGACCACCGTCGACGCCCGCACGGTGATCTGTGTGCTCACGCACGACCCGAAGTTCGATGTCCCCCTGCTGATCGCCGCGTTGCGGACGCCGGCCGCGTACATCGGGGTCATGGGCAGCCGCCGTACCCACCTCGACCGGACCGCCCGGCTGCGCGAGGCCGGGGTGGGCGAGGCGGAACTGGCCCGCCTCGCCTCACCCGTCGGCCTCGATCTCGGCGGCCGTACTCCCCAGGAGACGGCGGTCTCCATCGCCGCCGAGATCATCCAGCACCGCTGGGGCGGCACCGGCCGCCCGCTGGGCGAGCTGGCGGGCGCCATCCACCACGCAGCCCCGGACGGCCCGGACGGCCCGGACGGCTCGTGA